The DNA sequence CTTCCATTAGTTGAAAATCCAGCAAGATATCTTGGAAGAGAAATAAATACGTATGTCAAAAAAAAGTATGAAGTCAAAATTGCTATTGGGTATCCTGATATTTATGAAATAGGGATGTCATCTCTTGGTTTAAGAATTCTTTATGGTATTGCTAATGAGAGAAATGACTGTGTATGTGAAAGGTTTTTTCTTCCATGGATTGATATGGAAAGTTTAATGAGAAAAGAAGGTATTTCTCTTTTTACTCTTGAAACAAAAACCCCTCTCAATAAATTTGATATGATTGGA is a window from the bacterium genome containing:
- a CDS encoding B12-binding domain-containing radical SAM protein, with the protein product MIEKVEELLPLVENPARYLGREINTYVKKKYEVKIAIGYPDIYEIGMSSLGLRILYGIANERNDCVCERFFLPWIDMESLMRKEGISLFTLETKTPLNKFDMIG